A genomic stretch from Pseudomonadota bacterium includes:
- a CDS encoding nitronate monooxygenase gives MDPKQTLPSLVIKGRTIKVPIIQGGMGVGVSLSPLASAVAEEGGVGIVSSAALDRLITKRTGKKHTTYEAVFEEISQAKAKGGVSGINIMVALIKTYEDTVKASIDAGADVIISGAGLPLGLPVVKNPGDTALIPIVSSARALELICKKWERVGYRPDAVVLEGPLAGGHLGFKFEDIYLESNKLENLLPPVKEMAEKYGDFPVIAAGGIYTHDDIVRFLKMGADGVQMGTRFLVTRESSATDEYKQAVINAGKEDIIVAQNPGSPCGLPFMVIKESPSFQNALQKKRKPRCDKGYVLRPDREGNFNQCRARLDDGGNFCICNGLLSSAGYNPDQEAPLYTVGANGYRVDKLTTVKELIAELTGKTNQSC, from the coding sequence ATGGATCCTAAACAGACATTGCCCTCCCTGGTCATTAAAGGGAGAACAATAAAGGTACCCATTATCCAGGGCGGCATGGGTGTGGGTGTGTCACTCTCTCCGCTCGCCAGCGCCGTTGCAGAAGAAGGGGGCGTCGGCATCGTGTCGAGCGCAGCCCTTGACAGGCTTATCACGAAAAGGACCGGCAAGAAACATACCACATATGAAGCCGTTTTTGAAGAGATATCGCAAGCGAAAGCAAAGGGCGGTGTATCGGGCATCAACATTATGGTTGCCCTCATAAAAACCTATGAAGATACAGTAAAAGCTTCCATCGACGCAGGAGCGGATGTCATTATTTCCGGCGCGGGCCTGCCGCTGGGCCTGCCGGTTGTCAAAAACCCTGGCGATACAGCCCTGATTCCCATCGTCTCTTCGGCAAGGGCCCTTGAACTCATATGCAAGAAATGGGAACGGGTAGGCTACAGGCCTGATGCCGTTGTGCTCGAGGGACCCCTGGCCGGTGGTCACCTGGGGTTCAAATTTGAGGACATATACCTCGAGTCGAACAAGCTCGAAAATCTCTTACCCCCTGTAAAGGAAATGGCAGAAAAATATGGCGACTTTCCTGTTATCGCAGCGGGAGGTATCTACACGCACGATGATATCGTAAGATTCCTGAAGATGGGTGCAGATGGGGTGCAGATGGGAACGCGCTTCCTCGTTACCCGGGAAAGCAGTGCAACTGATGAGTATAAGCAGGCTGTTATCAATGCCGGCAAGGAGGACATCATCGTGGCGCAGAACCCCGGTTCTCCCTGCGGTTTGCCGTTCATGGTTATTAAGGAATCACCTAGTTTCCAGAACGCGCTCCAGAAGAAGAGAAAACCCCGTTGCGATAAGGGGTATGTGCTGCGACCGGACAGGGAAGGAAATTTCAACCAATGCCGTGCACGACTTGATGACGGCGGAAATTTTTGCATCTGCAATGGCCTCCTCAGCTCCGCCGGGTATAACCCTGACCAGGAGGCACCCCTCTACACAGTCGGCGCTAATGGTTATCGCGTTGACAAGCTTACAACCGTCAAAGAATTGATTGCCGAACTGACGGG